A genomic stretch from Anomalospiza imberbis isolate Cuckoo-Finch-1a 21T00152 chromosome 9, ASM3175350v1, whole genome shotgun sequence includes:
- the GTF2B gene encoding transcription initiation factor IIB isoform X1, whose product MASTSAGELAARGSRPGLQEWGLPSVSGCLDVLPRVTCPNHPDSILVEDYRAGDMICSECGLVVGDRVIDVGSEWRTFSNDKATKDPSRVGDTQNPLLSDGDLSTMIGKGTGAASFDEFGNSKYQNRRTMSSSDRAMMNAFKEITNMADRINLPRNIVDRTNNLFKQVYEQKSLKGRSNDAIASACLYIACRQEGVPRTFKEICAVSRISKKEIGRCFKLILKALETSVDLITTGDFMSRFCSNLGLPKQVQMAATHIARKAVELDLVPGRSPISVAAAAIYMASQASSEKRTQKEIGDIAGVADVTIRQSYRLIYPRAPDLFPADFKFDTPVDKLPQL is encoded by the exons TTTGGATGTACTTCCGAGGGTGACTTGCCCAAATCATCCAGATTCCATTTTAGTGGAGGATTACAGAGCTGGTGATATGATTTGCTCTGAGTGTGGGCTGGTAGTAG GTGACCGGGTCATAGACGTGGGGTCGGAGTGGAGAACGTTCAGCAATGACAAAGCAACCAAAGACCCATCTCGAGTCGGGGATACCCAGAATCCTTTGCTCAGTGATGGTGACTTGAGTACAATGATTGGCAAG ggcACAGGTGCAGCAAGTTTTGATGAATTTGGGAATTCAAAGTACCAAAATCGCAGAACTATGAGCAGCTCTGATCGTGCCATGATGAatgcttttaaagaaattacGAACATGGCAGACAGAATCAACCTCCCTAGAAATATAGTT GATCGaacaaataatttattcaaGCAAGTGTATGAGCAAAAGAGCCTGAAGGGGAGAAGTAATGATGCTATTGCTTCTGCTTGTCTCTATATAGCCTGTAGGCAAGAGGGCGTTCCAAGAACATTTAAAG aaatatgtgCAGTGTCCAGGatttcaaagaaagaaataggCCGGTGTTTTAAACTTATTTTGAAAGCTCTGGAAACCAGTGTTGATTTGATTACAACTGGAGACTTCATGTCACGATTCTGTTCTAATCTGGGTCTTCCCAAACAAGTACAAATGGCAGCAACACATATTGCCCGTAAAGCTGTGGAATTAGACTTGGTTCCTGGGAGAAGCCCTATCTCTGTAGCAGCTGCAGCTATTTACATGGCATCACAGGCTTCTTCAGAGAAAAGGACACAAAAAG AAATTGGTGATATTGCTGGTGTGGCTGATGTTACGATTAGACAGTCATACAGGCTGATCTATCCTCGAGCTCCAGATCTTTTCCCAGCAGACTTCAAGTTTGATACCCCAGTAGACAAACTACCACAGCTGTGA
- the GTF2B gene encoding transcription initiation factor IIB isoform X2, which produces MASTSRLDVLPRVTCPNHPDSILVEDYRAGDMICSECGLVVGDRVIDVGSEWRTFSNDKATKDPSRVGDTQNPLLSDGDLSTMIGKGTGAASFDEFGNSKYQNRRTMSSSDRAMMNAFKEITNMADRINLPRNIVDRTNNLFKQVYEQKSLKGRSNDAIASACLYIACRQEGVPRTFKEICAVSRISKKEIGRCFKLILKALETSVDLITTGDFMSRFCSNLGLPKQVQMAATHIARKAVELDLVPGRSPISVAAAAIYMASQASSEKRTQKEIGDIAGVADVTIRQSYRLIYPRAPDLFPADFKFDTPVDKLPQL; this is translated from the exons TTTGGATGTACTTCCGAGGGTGACTTGCCCAAATCATCCAGATTCCATTTTAGTGGAGGATTACAGAGCTGGTGATATGATTTGCTCTGAGTGTGGGCTGGTAGTAG GTGACCGGGTCATAGACGTGGGGTCGGAGTGGAGAACGTTCAGCAATGACAAAGCAACCAAAGACCCATCTCGAGTCGGGGATACCCAGAATCCTTTGCTCAGTGATGGTGACTTGAGTACAATGATTGGCAAG ggcACAGGTGCAGCAAGTTTTGATGAATTTGGGAATTCAAAGTACCAAAATCGCAGAACTATGAGCAGCTCTGATCGTGCCATGATGAatgcttttaaagaaattacGAACATGGCAGACAGAATCAACCTCCCTAGAAATATAGTT GATCGaacaaataatttattcaaGCAAGTGTATGAGCAAAAGAGCCTGAAGGGGAGAAGTAATGATGCTATTGCTTCTGCTTGTCTCTATATAGCCTGTAGGCAAGAGGGCGTTCCAAGAACATTTAAAG aaatatgtgCAGTGTCCAGGatttcaaagaaagaaataggCCGGTGTTTTAAACTTATTTTGAAAGCTCTGGAAACCAGTGTTGATTTGATTACAACTGGAGACTTCATGTCACGATTCTGTTCTAATCTGGGTCTTCCCAAACAAGTACAAATGGCAGCAACACATATTGCCCGTAAAGCTGTGGAATTAGACTTGGTTCCTGGGAGAAGCCCTATCTCTGTAGCAGCTGCAGCTATTTACATGGCATCACAGGCTTCTTCAGAGAAAAGGACACAAAAAG AAATTGGTGATATTGCTGGTGTGGCTGATGTTACGATTAGACAGTCATACAGGCTGATCTATCCTCGAGCTCCAGATCTTTTCCCAGCAGACTTCAAGTTTGATACCCCAGTAGACAAACTACCACAGCTGTGA